The Nostoc sp. PCC 7524 nucleotide sequence CAACCTTTAAACAGCAGAATATTTTTTATCCTGAATATCGGGAAATTCAAGCAGCAGATGGCAGTAAAGACAGAATATTGACACGCCTATTTTATGCTGACCAGTTTGATGGTCAGCGCATGAAAGGTTTAACGATTATAGATCGCTCCACAGAAGGCTTAAATCAAATTGTGGTCGCTGAATCTGCCCAGTGGAATGGCGCTCAAAGCGTCTGGGATTTTTATAATGGCACCATCTATTTAGTCGCACCCGATCGCTCTTACCGGAATATTTTGCGGTTTGAACAGCAACAACTGCAACTACCCCGCACGCCATTAAGTCTGGCAGAAAAAAGCCGCGACTATGGCGAAATGAATATTGCCGAATCACTAGAACAGTTAACAGTGGAAAGGCTGGGAGGCGATCGCCAGAAGATTCGGAAATTGGAAGTCCGGATTCAGCAAAAAATCGCCTTACCGTTTGTCTGTGTAGTTTTTGGCTTAGTCGGCGCAGCTATGGGAACCATACCCCAGCGCACTGGAAGAGGCACAAGTTTTGGCATTAGTGTGATTGTCATTTTTTCTTATTACTTACTCAGCTTTATGACTGGTGCTTTAGGACAAGCCGGTATTCTGTCTCCCTTTATGGGCGCATGGTTGCCCAACTTTATTGGCTTGGTAACAGGAATATTCTTGTTAGTGCGGGTTGCTCAACGGTAATTGAAAATCGGAAGTGGGGAGTGCTTTCAAGCTGTACTTTAGACTAAGAATGCTTACCTAT carries:
- a CDS encoding LptF/LptG family permease, yielding MDRYLASELLPTFLFGVGAFSSIGVTIDAVFELVRRVVESGLPISIAVQVFFLKLPNFIVLAFPMSTLLATLMAYSRLSSESELIALRGCGVSVYRMVLTAVMLSFVVTGMTFLFNEQIAPSANYQATLTLQQALKSDKPTFKQQNIFYPEYREIQAADGSKDRILTRLFYADQFDGQRMKGLTIIDRSTEGLNQIVVAESAQWNGAQSVWDFYNGTIYLVAPDRSYRNILRFEQQQLQLPRTPLSLAEKSRDYGEMNIAESLEQLTVERLGGDRQKIRKLEVRIQQKIALPFVCVVFGLVGAAMGTIPQRTGRGTSFGISVIVIFSYYLLSFMTGALGQAGILSPFMGAWLPNFIGLVTGIFLLVRVAQR